One region of Acidimicrobiia bacterium genomic DNA includes:
- a CDS encoding serine hydrolase domain-containing protein → MQPLPRATAVLAEGIHRGLHLGAQVYVSRAGETVADFAIGEARAGTAMTRDSMVTWFSMTKPSVAVAVAQQWERGRLELDDPVAKHVPEFAQNGKERITLRHLLTHTAGFRGGDQVVSSGNLDTYWEEVVAGICAVEPEEGWEPGTRAGYHLGCGMTMLAEVVRRVDGRPFEQYVRDEIFLPLGMDDCWVGMPPERHAEYGERIGTMHNTQGEAPVRLDVLDTADTLAKCIPGGGGRGPMHQLSRLYRALLGRGELDGARILSPQAVEAITARHRVGMFDETMNAEIDWGLGLAVDTFAMGRYASRRAFGHGGALSSQATADPEHDLVLILQTNGMCANDDHYQRLASFSSAVYVDLGLAAEDAVGRDKAMPHAELPVSVTG, encoded by the coding sequence ATGCAGCCACTCCCACGCGCCACCGCCGTGCTCGCCGAGGGAATCCACCGCGGGCTACATCTCGGCGCGCAGGTGTACGTGTCGCGCGCGGGAGAGACGGTCGCCGATTTCGCGATCGGCGAGGCGCGCGCCGGCACGGCCATGACGCGCGACTCGATGGTCACCTGGTTCTCGATGACGAAGCCGTCGGTTGCGGTGGCAGTCGCGCAGCAGTGGGAGCGCGGGCGACTCGAGCTCGACGACCCGGTGGCGAAGCATGTTCCCGAGTTCGCGCAGAACGGCAAGGAGCGCATCACGCTGCGGCACCTGCTCACGCACACCGCGGGCTTCCGCGGTGGCGACCAGGTCGTGAGCAGCGGCAACCTCGACACGTATTGGGAAGAGGTCGTGGCCGGGATCTGCGCGGTCGAGCCCGAGGAAGGCTGGGAGCCCGGCACGCGTGCCGGTTACCACCTCGGTTGCGGGATGACGATGCTCGCCGAGGTCGTGCGGCGCGTCGACGGCAGGCCGTTCGAGCAGTACGTGCGCGACGAGATCTTCCTGCCGCTCGGCATGGACGACTGTTGGGTGGGCATGCCGCCCGAGCGTCACGCCGAGTACGGCGAACGCATCGGCACGATGCACAACACACAAGGTGAGGCGCCGGTTCGGCTCGACGTGCTCGACACCGCCGACACGTTGGCGAAATGTATCCCCGGCGGCGGCGGCCGGGGCCCGATGCACCAGCTCTCGCGCCTCTACCGCGCGTTGCTCGGACGCGGCGAGCTCGACGGCGCGCGCATCCTCTCGCCACAAGCGGTCGAGGCGATCACCGCACGCCACCGCGTGGGCATGTTCGACGAGACGATGAACGCCGAGATCGACTGGGGTCTCGGTCTCGCGGTGGACACGTTCGCCATGGGACGCTACGCGTCACGGCGTGCGTTCGGTCACGGTGGCGCGCTGTCGTCGCAGGCGACCGCCGATCCCGAGCACGACCTGGTCCTGATCCTCCAGACCAACGGTATGTGCGCGAACGACGACCACTACCAACGGCTCGCGTCGTTCAGCAGCGCGGTCTACGTCGACCTCGGGCTCGCGGCGGAGGACGCCGTCGGACGCGACAAGGCCATGCCGCACGCCGAGCTGCCCGTGTCCGTGACGGGCTGA
- a CDS encoding AMP-binding protein encodes MAVMPIGAAVRRFAEEQPDRPALTCDGETVMWRDLEPRTNRLAHTLARLGVGHGDFVTIGLPNGIAFYETCIAAWKLGATPQPISSRLPPRERDEIVALVQPALVVTDPIEPDADASDEPILPDRIAPAFKAPTSGGSTGRPKIIVSGQDGTTDPDTPFGLAGRLRGQTELVAGPLYHNGPFVFSVPGLLCGGHLVVMTRFDASDALALIERHGIEWMMLVPTMMLRIWRLPEEERLGRDLSSVRAVLHLAAPCPAWLKHEWITWLGADAIYELYAGTEAQGVTVITGEEWLRHEGSVGLPMPGRMKITDNDGNELGPGEIGEIWMKPPEEHATYRYIGADARVRDGWESLGDLGWMDDDGYLYLADRRTDLILAGGANIYPAEVEAALMEHLNVASCAVIGLPDEDLGQRVHAVLEVTGEVSDDELREFLAERLVRYKVPRSFERVKDQVRDDAGKVRRTALAAERADAKGPGR; translated from the coding sequence ATGGCTGTGATGCCGATCGGCGCCGCGGTGCGCCGGTTCGCCGAGGAACAGCCCGACCGGCCCGCGCTCACGTGCGACGGCGAGACGGTGATGTGGCGAGACCTCGAGCCGCGCACGAACCGGCTCGCGCACACGCTCGCGCGGCTCGGCGTGGGACACGGCGACTTCGTCACGATCGGCCTGCCGAACGGCATCGCGTTCTACGAGACCTGCATCGCGGCGTGGAAGCTGGGCGCGACGCCGCAGCCGATCTCGTCCCGTTTGCCGCCGCGCGAGCGCGACGAGATCGTGGCGCTCGTGCAACCGGCGCTCGTGGTCACGGATCCGATCGAGCCCGACGCGGACGCGAGCGACGAGCCGATCCTGCCGGATCGCATCGCGCCCGCGTTCAAGGCGCCCACGTCGGGTGGCAGCACCGGGCGGCCGAAGATCATCGTGTCGGGCCAGGACGGCACCACCGACCCCGACACTCCGTTCGGGCTGGCGGGACGGTTGCGAGGACAGACCGAGCTCGTCGCGGGGCCCCTGTACCACAACGGGCCGTTCGTGTTCTCGGTGCCCGGCTTGCTCTGCGGCGGGCACCTCGTCGTGATGACACGCTTCGATGCGTCGGACGCGCTCGCGCTGATCGAGCGCCACGGGATCGAGTGGATGATGCTCGTGCCCACGATGATGTTGCGCATCTGGCGTCTGCCCGAGGAGGAGCGGCTCGGGCGCGACCTGTCGTCGGTCCGTGCGGTGCTCCACCTGGCCGCACCCTGCCCCGCGTGGCTGAAGCACGAGTGGATCACCTGGCTCGGTGCCGACGCGATCTACGAGCTCTACGCGGGCACCGAGGCGCAAGGCGTCACCGTCATCACCGGCGAGGAGTGGCTCCGGCACGAGGGGTCGGTCGGCCTGCCGATGCCCGGTCGGATGAAGATCACCGACAACGACGGCAACGAGTTGGGGCCGGGTGAGATCGGCGAGATCTGGATGAAGCCGCCGGAGGAGCACGCGACCTACCGCTACATCGGCGCCGACGCACGGGTTCGTGATGGCTGGGAGTCGCTCGGCGACCTGGGATGGATGGATGACGACGGGTACCTCTACCTCGCCGATCGTCGCACCGATCTCATCCTCGCCGGCGGCGCGAACATCTATCCCGCAGAGGTGGAGGCCGCGCTCATGGAGCACTTGAACGTCGCTTCGTGCGCGGTGATCGGCCTGCCCGACGAGGATCTCGGGCAGCGGGTGCACGCGGTGCTGGAGGTCACGGGCGAGGTGTCCGACGACGAGCTGCGCGAGTTCCTCGCGGAGCGGCTCGTGCGATACAAAGTGCCGCGGAGTTTCGAGCGGGTGAAGGATCAGGTGCGCGACGACGCTGGCAAGGTGCGCCGCACCGCGCTCGCGGCGGAGCGTGCCGATGCGAAGGGACCAGGCCGATGA
- a CDS encoding alpha/beta hydrolase, protein MNWSEGDVRVDDANLHYYRRGRGPAVVLAHGALDDGRCWTRVAEALESEYDLIAYDARFHGKSDAPVSGMRRGADDLVGIIEALGLERPYAIGHSMGAGTVAAALATLPGLIRAAVLEDPGWGDAPADPEGAGKFMAAFAGMLSGKSADEIAAMGRSSSPTWHDDEFRPWAESKVRFRGLDEFGKAARGMGEGWQNTVAAFRCPVLLVCGGNEGGGRIVTPEVAARAEELCPTLEVACFAHAGHNVRREAYDEFVSAVTEFLRRN, encoded by the coding sequence GTGAACTGGTCGGAGGGCGACGTGCGCGTCGACGACGCCAACCTCCACTACTACCGGCGCGGCCGCGGGCCCGCGGTCGTGCTCGCACACGGCGCGCTCGACGACGGCCGGTGCTGGACGCGCGTCGCCGAGGCGTTGGAGTCGGAGTACGACCTGATCGCCTACGACGCGCGATTCCACGGCAAGTCGGACGCGCCCGTTTCCGGCATGCGGCGGGGCGCAGACGATCTGGTCGGGATCATCGAGGCGCTCGGTCTCGAGCGTCCGTACGCGATCGGGCACTCGATGGGTGCCGGCACTGTCGCGGCCGCGCTCGCGACCCTTCCCGGGTTGATCCGCGCTGCGGTGCTCGAGGATCCGGGGTGGGGCGACGCGCCGGCCGATCCCGAGGGCGCAGGCAAGTTCATGGCCGCCTTCGCCGGCATGCTCTCGGGAAAGAGCGCGGATGAGATCGCGGCGATGGGTCGGTCGTCGAGTCCCACGTGGCACGACGACGAGTTCCGGCCGTGGGCGGAGTCGAAGGTGCGGTTCCGCGGGCTGGACGAGTTCGGGAAGGCCGCGCGCGGGATGGGTGAAGGTTGGCAGAACACGGTCGCGGCGTTTCGGTGTCCCGTCCTGCTGGTCTGTGGCGGCAACGAGGGTGGTGGCCGGATCGTGACGCCCGAGGTCGCGGCGCGCGCGGAAGAGCTGTGTCCCACGCTGGAGGTCGCCTGCTTCGCCCACGCCGGCCACAACGTACGCCGCGAGGCCTACGACGAGTTCGTGAGCGCGGTCACGGAGTTTCTCCGGAGGAACTAG
- a CDS encoding gluconokinase, GntK/IdnK-type, with translation MTDSVVRGIVVVMGVTGVGKSTVGRLVAGALHVPFLDADDFHDDAAKAKMRAGVPLTDADRKPWLDRLDHALHDHSATGAVLACSALTDEYRQRLTAGLTGVRFVLLTGDPELIRERIVARHGHFAGTALLPSQLDTLDAPADAIVVDIEPPPDVVAQHALSALGAGRSPT, from the coding sequence ATGACCGACAGCGTCGTGAGAGGGATCGTCGTCGTGATGGGCGTGACCGGCGTCGGGAAGAGCACCGTTGGACGGTTGGTCGCCGGTGCGCTCCACGTTCCCTTCCTCGACGCCGACGACTTCCACGACGACGCGGCCAAGGCGAAGATGCGCGCCGGGGTACCCCTCACCGACGCCGACCGCAAACCATGGCTCGACCGGCTCGACCACGCCCTCCACGACCACTCGGCGACCGGCGCGGTGCTCGCCTGCTCGGCCCTCACCGACGAGTACCGCCAACGTCTCACCGCCGGCCTCACCGGAGTGCGGTTCGTGCTCCTCACCGGCGACCCCGAGCTCATCCGCGAACGGATCGTGGCACGGCACGGCCACTTCGCTGGCACCGCGCTCCTGCCCTCGCAGCTCGACACGCTCGACGCCCCGGCCGACGCGATCGTGGTCGACATCGAGCCACCACCCGACGTCGTGGCGCAGCACGCGCTCAGCGCGCTCGGTGCCGGACGGTCTCCGACCTAA
- a CDS encoding CaiB/BaiF CoA-transferase family protein: MSADAPRAPLSDLRVLDLSRLHPGAFVSSLLADFGADVLRIEQPGGIDPLRYDRAMNIAYNRGKRSMTLDLRHERAAEVLRRLVRNTDVLIESARPGSMDQRGIGYADLAEANPRLVWCSITGFGRGSPYADRPAHDVTFLGYAGLLSMMVGDTVPAAPQFIIAVPIGALMATVGILVALQDRERTGVGTQIDASVVDAAMWMLGEHMTRAAQGNAVGWGDTASRRTYRCADGRLITLGAAEPRTWGSLCDALERPDLVDRLTDADQDVLTDELAAIFAARPATEWVEWLAPTAACLGPVNTPEDLLDDPHVAARGDLVTLDDGSGEKIFANPLRFVDDDGTRAYTATGAPAVAGAHTGDALADAGFTTDEIATLRESGAV; the protein is encoded by the coding sequence ATGAGCGCCGACGCGCCGCGCGCACCGCTGTCAGACCTCAGGGTGCTCGATCTCTCGCGTCTGCACCCGGGCGCCTTCGTGAGCTCGCTGCTCGCCGACTTCGGTGCAGATGTGCTCCGCATCGAGCAGCCGGGTGGCATCGACCCGCTGCGCTACGACCGCGCGATGAACATCGCGTACAACCGCGGGAAGCGATCGATGACGCTCGATCTGCGCCACGAACGCGCGGCCGAGGTGCTCCGGCGTCTCGTGCGCAACACCGACGTGCTCATCGAATCGGCGCGTCCGGGGTCGATGGACCAACGTGGCATCGGGTACGCGGACCTGGCGGAGGCGAACCCGCGTCTGGTGTGGTGTTCGATCACCGGCTTCGGCCGCGGGAGCCCGTACGCCGACCGTCCCGCGCACGATGTCACGTTCCTCGGGTATGCCGGTCTGCTCTCGATGATGGTGGGAGACACGGTGCCCGCCGCGCCGCAGTTCATCATCGCAGTGCCGATCGGCGCGCTCATGGCCACGGTCGGCATCCTCGTCGCGTTACAGGACCGCGAGCGCACGGGGGTCGGCACGCAGATCGACGCCAGCGTCGTCGACGCGGCAATGTGGATGCTCGGTGAGCACATGACGCGCGCCGCGCAAGGCAATGCCGTCGGATGGGGCGACACCGCCTCGCGCCGCACCTACCGCTGCGCCGACGGGCGTCTGATCACCCTCGGCGCGGCCGAGCCGCGCACGTGGGGCTCGTTGTGCGATGCACTCGAACGTCCGGACCTCGTCGATCGCCTGACCGACGCCGACCAGGACGTGCTCACCGACGAGTTGGCCGCCATCTTCGCGGCGCGGCCGGCGACGGAGTGGGTCGAATGGCTCGCGCCGACGGCCGCGTGCCTCGGCCCCGTGAACACTCCGGAGGATCTCCTCGACGATCCGCACGTGGCCGCGCGCGGTGATCTGGTGACGCTCGACGACGGCTCCGGCGAGAAGATCTTCGCCAATCCCCTCCGATTCGTCGACGACGACGGAACGCGCGCCTACACCGCTACCGGCGCGCCCGCGGTCGCCGGCGCGCACACCGGCGATGCGCTCGCAGATGCAGGCTTCACCACCGACGAGATCGCCACGCTGCGCGAGTCCGGCGCGGTCTGA
- a CDS encoding SDR family NAD(P)-dependent oxidoreductase gives MTVAIDLTGHRALVTGAGQNVGRGIARMLAAAGAEVLVNDLIEERTQNVVAEIDSDGGRAVSVPFDVTDYDAVKAAIDAAGPVDVLVNNAGNAGAPNLIGSFDTAYFVDTSPDTWDRYVRINYYGVLNCVHAALPGMIDGAWGRIVTLISDAARAGDTRTAVYGGAKAAAAGFMRAIAREVGRHNITANCISLATMNNTPPDAPPPSEQENEMMAKVMKQYIVRRRGEPADVAAMVCFLASDLSSWITGQTYPVNGGYTLSL, from the coding sequence GTGACCGTGGCCATCGACCTCACCGGGCACCGCGCCCTCGTGACCGGCGCGGGCCAGAACGTCGGCCGCGGGATCGCGCGCATGCTCGCGGCCGCGGGCGCCGAGGTGCTCGTGAACGACTTGATCGAGGAGCGCACGCAGAACGTCGTCGCCGAGATCGACTCCGACGGTGGCCGTGCCGTGTCAGTGCCGTTCGACGTGACCGACTACGACGCGGTGAAGGCCGCGATCGACGCGGCCGGGCCGGTGGACGTCCTCGTGAACAACGCCGGAAACGCGGGGGCCCCGAACCTGATCGGGAGCTTCGACACCGCGTACTTCGTCGACACCAGCCCCGATACGTGGGACCGCTACGTGCGGATCAACTACTACGGCGTCCTCAACTGCGTGCACGCCGCGTTGCCGGGGATGATCGACGGCGCCTGGGGGCGCATCGTCACCCTGATCTCGGACGCGGCCCGGGCCGGCGACACCCGTACCGCGGTGTATGGCGGTGCCAAGGCGGCTGCGGCGGGCTTCATGCGTGCGATCGCGCGCGAGGTGGGCCGGCACAACATCACCGCGAACTGCATCTCGCTCGCGACGATGAACAACACCCCTCCGGACGCGCCGCCGCCGTCCGAGCAGGAGAACGAGATGATGGCGAAGGTCATGAAGCAGTACATCGTGCGCCGGAGGGGTGAACCCGCCGACGTCGCGGCGATGGTCTGCTTCCTCGCGAGCGACCTGTCCTCGTGGATCACCGGCCAGACCTACCCCGTCAACGGCGGCTACACCCTCTCCCTCTAA
- a CDS encoding MoxR family ATPase, with protein sequence METVDDVRAALEAHQYLADEGLATAIFLAMRLKRPLLLEGEAGVGKTEVAKVLSRWTGGELLRLQCYEGIDAAQAVYEWDYSRQLLHLRAVEAKGEEVVEDELYSERFLVKRPLLRAIGYESEALGAVTPPVLLVDEVDRADDEFEAFLLEILSDFTITVPELGTFRAQEPPIVIVTSNRTRDVHDALKRRCLYHWIAHPDFDRELAILRVRAPDVPEMLARQVAAAVEALRGLELYKPPGVAETIDWANALAVLGNVSIDERSVDVTLGTILKYREDQERTRANGIRELVHSAMERSA encoded by the coding sequence ATGGAGACTGTCGACGACGTTCGCGCCGCGCTCGAAGCGCACCAGTACCTGGCCGACGAGGGGCTCGCCACCGCGATCTTCCTCGCGATGCGCCTGAAGCGGCCCCTGCTGCTCGAGGGCGAGGCGGGCGTGGGGAAGACCGAGGTCGCGAAGGTGCTGTCACGCTGGACGGGCGGCGAGCTCCTGCGGCTCCAGTGCTACGAAGGGATCGACGCCGCGCAGGCCGTCTACGAGTGGGACTACTCGCGCCAGCTCCTCCACCTCCGGGCGGTCGAGGCGAAGGGGGAGGAGGTCGTCGAGGACGAGCTCTACTCCGAGCGGTTCCTGGTGAAGCGTCCGCTGCTGCGGGCGATCGGCTACGAGTCGGAGGCGCTCGGCGCGGTCACGCCGCCGGTGCTGCTCGTCGACGAGGTCGACCGCGCCGACGACGAGTTCGAAGCCTTCCTGCTCGAGATCCTTTCCGACTTCACGATCACGGTGCCCGAACTGGGCACGTTCCGCGCGCAGGAGCCGCCGATCGTCATCGTCACGTCGAACCGCACACGCGACGTGCACGACGCGCTCAAGCGTCGCTGCCTCTACCACTGGATCGCGCATCCCGACTTCGACCGCGAGCTCGCGATCCTCCGGGTGCGCGCACCCGACGTACCCGAAATGCTGGCACGCCAGGTCGCGGCGGCTGTCGAAGCGCTCCGTGGGCTCGAGCTCTACAAGCCGCCGGGTGTCGCGGAAACGATCGACTGGGCGAACGCGCTCGCTGTACTGGGGAACGTCTCGATCGACGAACGCTCGGTCGACGTGACCCTCGGC